The Streptomyces sp. B3I8 nucleotide sequence CGCCGGCTGACGCTCCGACCGGCCGGTGGCGGCGTGGGGACGTCGGGCCACCTCTCGCTGCGGCGGTGCCACCGGATCACGGGCACGGCCCGATCCCCGGCGTTCGTCGCCCGGCCCGCGCTTCACCGGCAGTGCTTCGCTGCCGCCCGGGCACACTCCTGGCGGGTCCGTGCCCGAGAGGGGCCGGCGCGGATCTCACGCGCGGTGCTTGCCTCGGCGCTGCCGGGAGCGGGTGCCGTAGGTGAGGGCGACGACGAGGCCGAGGCTCTGCAGTACCGCGCAGAAGGTGATCAGCGTGTGTATGGCCGCCGGGCCGACGACGGCCATGAGGAGGCCGGCGAGGGGGTAGGGCAGGAGCAGGAGCAGCACGGTCACCGACAGTGTGCTGCCGAACACCCCGACGGGGATGAGGCGGGACCGCAGAGTGCGCAGTACGACGGCCAGCATGCTGTCGCCCGCCATGAAGACGGCGATCAGTGCCAGGTACGTCCGGTAGGAATCGGCGTGCCCGATGAGGAGGCACGGCACGCTCGTCACCACGGCGGCGAAGCGTCCTACCCGCGCCAGCCCCCACCGGTCGATCATGAAGCGGCAGACGGTGACCGCCAGCAGCGACGCGGCGGCCGCGCAGGACCAGATCACGCCGACGGAGGCGCTGGACCGGCCGAGGTTCTTCACGACGATCACCGGGGTGGCCGCCTCCAGGAGACCGAGGGCCAGGTTGGAGAACGCCAGCCCGGCCACCAGCCACATGAGCGCCGGGAGCGCGCGCAGGGTGGACCAGCCTGTCCGCCATCCCTGTGCGGCGGGCGCGGTCACGTGCGCGGGTGCCCGGCGCATGCCCGGCGCGATGGCGGCCGCCAGTGTCGACAGGCCGCCGATCACGGCGAGCATGCCACTGGAGCCGTCCCATTGCAGCAGGAAGCCGCCCGCTGCCGGACCGACCAGAGCAGCGGCCTGGTCGATGCCCAGGAGGACCGACTGGACGCGGTGTCCCGCGTCGCCCGCGTCCCGGCTGGCGACCGCGCCGACGCTCTCGGCCGCGATGTAGCTGAACTGGGTCAGGCAGCCCACGCACGCCGCCAGGAGCATCACGGGGCCCAAGGTCATGTCGTCGTCGGTCATCGCCAGGGCGGGGGCCACGCCTGCGACGACCAGCGCACGGGCCGCGGCGGCCAGCCGGAACACCCGTGCGGGTCCGTAACGGTCGACAGCCATACCGGCCAGACCGAACGTGCACAGGCGTGGCGCCCACGCCAGCACGAAGGCGATTCCGGTCAGGGAAGCCGAGTTCGTCGTGCCCAGCACCAGCAGCGGGATGCCGTAGGTGGCCATCGAGGAGGCGGTCGCGTCCGCCAGGCGAGGCAGGTAGATGTTCCGCATCCGGCCGTGGGTGACGGTGCGGGCGTGCCGGGGCACAGCGGGCCGGATTCTCGTAGCTATCAAGGCGACGGACTTTCCTGTGGACCGTGACGGCGGTCGGCGAAGGACCTGGGCGGGGAAAGGGGCGAAGTGGGTGAACGGGTTCTTCCGGTGATCCCCTTCCTGGGAGGTGGAGGCAGGCCGCATCCCGGACCGCGGTCACAAGGGCGAACCGGCTGCCGGACACGTCGGGTCGGACGCCCGCGGCGCACAACTGCCGCGGGGGACTGCGACGTTTACTGCTCAACAACCTGCACACTTCGAACAGCGTGATCAACTCGCCAAGCGTTACGCCAGGTAAGTCGAGGTCGGGTGCGCCGCGGCGCGTATCCAGCACTCACCGGCACCGCGGCGGACCGCACCACGACGACCACGTACGCCACGCACCCGAAAGTGCTCTCCAAGACCTGCGGCTCCACACAACTGACCACACGCCAGGTCGGCCCGGGGCAGGGGCGCGGCCGCCGGCCGAACCCTCCTCCCGGCGCCGGACCCCCGAACGGTCAGACCCCCGAACGCCCGGAGACCGGGACTGAGGTGCGCGACACGCCCCGGCTCACGAGGCCACGCTG carries:
- a CDS encoding MFS transporter, which produces MRNIYLPRLADATASSMATYGIPLLVLGTTNSASLTGIAFVLAWAPRLCTFGLAGMAVDRYGPARVFRLAAAARALVVAGVAPALAMTDDDMTLGPVMLLAACVGCLTQFSYIAAESVGAVASRDAGDAGHRVQSVLLGIDQAAALVGPAAGGFLLQWDGSSGMLAVIGGLSTLAAAIAPGMRRAPAHVTAPAAQGWRTGWSTLRALPALMWLVAGLAFSNLALGLLEAATPVIVVKNLGRSSASVGVIWSCAAAASLLAVTVCRFMIDRWGLARVGRFAAVVTSVPCLLIGHADSYRTYLALIAVFMAGDSMLAVVLRTLRSRLIPVGVFGSTLSVTVLLLLLPYPLAGLLMAVVGPAAIHTLITFCAVLQSLGLVVALTYGTRSRQRRGKHRA